CATTAATTCTTCAAGAGTTGCATTAATCGCCGCGTTAATATAATTCGAAGGCGGAGCTCTTTCGCCTACATGTTTCAAGACATGAAGACAAGCTTCTGGTGATTCTGTTTTAGCACAGATAGAGTTAATGCTCTTAAAATCTCTTTCTTCTTTGGCGCCACCACTTAGGTTGGCAAAAACAGCAATCATTACCAATGCAAGAAGTAACATGGAGACACCCATGATTACTATGTTGGTGGCgaagtcctcttcttcttctgaatcacCATCCATTTTGTTATGAACATCCATTTTGTTATGAACGTGTTCAAGATCACCATATTTCATATTCAATTAAACCAACGTACAACGTGTTGTACGCTGATTTAATTTTACAATACTTAACAATGCATGAATACGTACCACTTTTGTTTTAAGACAATATCAATATGATTGATATTGCAACTATTTGATGAATGATAATGATTATGGATTTGTTTAGGTTATCATATAGAGTTTTGAGGACATGGTGGTTTTAGCTAGCTACATGACTGAACTACTATTTTTAGAGAATACACAAATATTATCTTAGCTGGAATTTTTCTTAAATACCTATGTAATGGCATTTTACATAATTGACTAAAAAACGATTTTCAAATAACTGAATTATTTGTTGATAAAGGTGTATCAAGTACCTAACAAATTTCATGCGTTGTAATGTGTTGCTATGATGTTATTGATTCGGGTAAATATTGCGACAAACATGTAAAATTAGTTAGTAGAAAAACAGTTATGTATTGATTTCAGTCGATGGATTAGACATATTAACGTCTCATTTCAACCAACTCTAAAATTTACCACTAATTTCGAGTTAAGATTATTCACGGCATTTAGTTTTTCTAATTATTCAATATACTgttgattaataattttattaattaattatggatttgacataattaattattaataaaatatatcatagttaaatgttattgaaataaattattttattagagTTGTCTATCAATGAATCACGATGAGTTGTCTCATTAACATCTATCTAGATTTAGAGAAGTTTGTCATCATTTATGATTAGCGGTGAGAATAGGTCAGATCCGTCTATAGGGCCTATAGCATTATGCTATTAAAAAAGCTTATGCCATTTGAAACAAGCTGTTAGATACGTATAAGTCGGATAATGTAGGTCCTCCAGATGCGAGACTAGTCCAAAGTCATGCCTTCTTAGTAGTTGCAAGTAGGCTTGCAAATACATTTTGGGGCTATGTAGCAAGTAGAATATTATACCTACTCATTCCCAGACGATGGAAGGCTCTAGAGAGACGGCCATCACCCAAAATCTGTAAAATATTTGCAGGTGCAGGGTTGCTCAATGCCCAAAACAGCATGTCGACAAGCATCGTCTCAACACTTATATCTATACCAGACATGAAATAAACTTTGGAACAAAAAAAATGTGAATGTATCAAAGCTTCACACCTTACTATTATTATTAACCACTTTGAACACAATCATTTAGTACTACTTACTCTAACAAAACCCTAAACAAATAAATCATAGATAGTTCATAACTGAAGTCCAATTTCAACTCCGGCTGGAACATGTCTCATGGGAAATCCGGTGAAGCGGAAAACACACTTTACATATTCAGGAACTTTACTTGCATCGCCGTACGGGAAAGATGGAAACGGGACCATGGTAGTTCATCCTAACAAGTGCTGAATGGATACTACGTTCAATAAAGGAAGGATTTACATCCTTGGGGACATGGCAACTCTCTAGATTCCACCAGACAGATACTTTCGCATTGGTGTATTGTGCCACCTGAGTTTGGTACTGCTGCTCCAACTCCACCCATCTTATCTAAGTCTGAACGAAACAATGCTAAACTTGATTTCAAGCGATGATGGGAGAAAATGATGATGACCCAAAGTAAATAGCTCATCACAAAATATGGATTTCCTCACTTTTGGGTGTAGGATTAGGTGTGTCGGATTGAGTTTCAAGTGGTGCAGTAATAGTGGGTGAAGATGAAGTAGTTAATGAATTTGTGAAAAAGGGATTGTTAAAAAGACCTTGATTTTTTGGTGAAATGAGTAAAACGAAAAAGGATTTTGGGTGTGATGTTAAAGCCTAGCCAGAAAAATAATGAATGAATACTTTAGGATCGACCAGGTTTACTTGCGTTAGAACCAACTCAAATTAATTGATGTAATCTTAAAACTTGTCGGAGTCTATGGTGGGTAAACATCAAACTTCTAACGCATATAATTCAAGTGTCACCGCAAAGTTAAGCCATCAAGGTGAATTGAAGCAAGACACGCCTTCAAAGTTGCTGAAGTTTCATCGAGGAGAAAAAATTGATTATACTTGTATAATTAGGGGGAAAACTTGATCATGTATAATCAGGGAAACTCCATCAAAAGTCACGAACGCTCTTACCATCAAATCAATCTTACCATTAAGTCAGGGAAACTCTACCTCGGAGATCTGGATAGAGTACACGTTCTGATTTCCAGTGCGAGGTCCACCGGAACCATGATGGTCGTTTGAGTCTTACGAATAGTGATCAACATGAGCACGAAGCAAGGTACAAATCTCATTCATGCCAACATTATGCTAAAGCTGCATTTGAGTAAAGAGGTTGTCGAAACGACTTTCACGCTCATCTAGAGTGTGCAACAAAGTTGAAGCCATGTTAAGATTGCATATCATACTAATTAATATTAATCTTTTGGATATTATGGATAGCATTTCGATAATACCCCAATTCTAAACCAAGAGTAAGAGATTGCTAATAATACCGCTAGATGATGAAGAATATAAGAAAGATAGAGAGTTGGTAGGACGAAAGAATATTTTAATAAGGAAATTTGTTGTATCTACATTTCTCTTCGGCTACATCCATTATAAAGGGTTGagatttatttagtttaaattgaAAATTTGAGCTGTTGAGTATAGCTTATTGGGCAGACGAATTCTCAagcaaaatatattttgatttctCAAATAACTCCATAGTTCAACGTCAATATAAAAAGAAACTGTGCATTCTATTCTTTGAAACCAGATGATACTTCCAGACCTGTGAGGGTCATGCAGCAATGATATCCTTATTTAGAGAGGAAGGGAATGAAGTTATGACTTTGTAAACTTCAAATACTCCTCAACCACTTTTCACAATATCATTACCATGTTGCACTAAAAATTTTAGATAGCAAGTAATGAAATGGTAAAACCATTACTAGAGAAAACTGGTAATAACAATGTTTTGATTACAAATCAGATCAAACAAATTGATCGATGTTTTAGTTCCGAGTACATTTAAAAAGATATTCCCAATaccaaaataaaagcgaaaataaaaaacattaaacaacTTATACAAGTACAAAGCAAATTTAAATGCGGATTATACATGCAGTTACCAACATTAAAAGGCAATAGAAAGCAGAAAGACCAGAGATCAATTCGCGACTGAATCAACTAATTCAGCATATTGAGCCAGACATCCAAAAGCCAATTTCACACAAAATTCAACATCGTATGAGTACCATCAGCAACAAGACGTGCAATGAGATGCACTATTTCACTATCTTTGAATCATGTTGAAAATTGTATAAATGTGATTTCTCATAATCAAATTCCATCATAATAAACATACCTTGTATTTGTGTTCAGGTAACAAATTAAGAGCTTCATGTAGGAGTTTGAGTGCAGTTCCAATTTTGTTTAGTGTTCTCTTTTCAGTAATTAACCTTCCTGCAACTTTGAAACTTCATATGAAAAAGATTTTGGATTTCCATTACACAAATCCACTGGAGAATCGGACTTGGAAGTTCTTAAATGATAAACAAACAGCACCAATGTTGGTTACCGAGCTAGATTGAAAGTCCATATCACTTCCGGAAAAAAGAATCTAGCTAATATCTCGAACATATATCAAATATACCACTAAAAGGAACCAAGTAACTCAGTTCAATAAGGAAATCTCCTTGCAATATTTGTAGGAAGACTGAAGTTGAGCAGAAGCTTTAGACACGCGAACGAAAAGTAATTCCAAGATAGATCCACTGTGATATATTGCAGGACATAGTAGAAACCTCAGCAACCACACCAAACTGTAGTATTTGGTATTTTCGGGGATCGTCAAAATGCTGTTTTAATATTTCTGTTTTTACTTATCTCCCAAGACGAAGTGAAggctttgataaaaaaaaaaatatactaaTGATACTGGAATACTAGTGTTCAACATTACTACCTATGGTTTGATTCATACGAGAAAAACGAGAATTATTCAAGTAATTACTGATCCAATTGGCTCGGGATATATTCAATGACTTTTATAAGTTTTCTCTGGCTGCCGTTCAAGATTCTATTACCATAATCGGTGTGCGGTTATGCACCAGCGGTGACCCCTGCTGAATCAAGATTTGACTCAGGAAGAGTAAGGATGAGTGGTTGCCAGCCAGACTGCTGATGAACTATCCATTTTTTATGGAGAATCAACATATTCAATATCTGAAGGACGTCGCCCAGAGCAAGATCTTTAAAGCACATGTTCTTTATCAGCATACCTGCTTCATACCTAAAGAAAAAGAATAGACTCATTTTAGAAAATGAATAGTTTATTTTAGTCAATTATTATATTCTAAGCATAAATATTCTTACTTGCACTGTGTAGCCATTATTGCTGATTTTCCAGCAGGGGTTGTTAAAAAATTTTGAATTTCATCCCAAATTTCTTTTGAGTGCTGTTTAGGATTTCCACCTAAAGGATTTACACATTTCCAAAGTTTATCATTCTTACCAACATACAGCGTCAGAGTACCTAAATTCTGTTTCACCACCATCTGCTGCTCAATTGCACTCTCCAGAGCCTTCTTAACATCAGTGTTGCGATGCTTGGGATCTCCATAACGGATGCTATCAGTTATATTTTTCTCAGTTGGCATCATCTTGGCATTTTTTAGTGAGTTAAGGGCAAGTAATACAACCCCTATAAGGCCTTGTACATATTCAGAAGGTTTAGAAATTCCTGAAGATCCCCACTTACCATTAGCAGGAAGTTTATTATTATTACCCATTGCTGCCGACGATGTAGGTTGATATTCTGGACCATGTGGATAGCCTTGCGTGCTACTGCTATGCACCATATGTCCATTTTGTTCATTCGTTGATCTTACCAGAAGTGGAGCACTACCCTTAGGATTAGGTTTCATCTCTCCATTCCGTTGCGGAACAGTACGGGGGTTATGAGCATTATTAGGATGACCTGAAATGTTCAGATTACCAATATTTGGCATAGATGTATTTGATCCTGTACCAAAATTGGGGCCACTTGTCCTAGGTGGCACCGGTGTAGTTGCAAAAGTATGGGAATTTGGAGGAAATGAATTACTAGGTGCAAAAGGAGGCTGCAATGGAAAGTCGTTCGGTCTTAATGGTTGCGAATAAGGATGTTGATTACCATTATTGCTCCATAACTGATCAGAATTGGGGCGGACAAAATTTGTGGCGGATCCGCTATGAGGAACATTTGGATTATAGTTGCCTGGTCGATAATTGTTTACGTTATTACGGTTATCTTGAGGACCAACTGGGGGTGGACTCATGGCTTTGGACCCATTTGGTTGATTTGGGTTTCTCCAATTCGGTCTCCCCTGATATCTAGAATCAAATCCCCTTCCTccattttgaaattttgaatttccAGGATGAACCTCAGAGTAGGGACCCCCTTGTTGTTGTGTCTGAGGGGCATTTGAAACAGGAACTTGTAAAGTTTCAGAAGATGATAGGAGGCTACTATTACCAAGCTGTTGTGATTCTCCATTAGATAATGGAGGTCCTCCAGATAAGAGACTAGTCCAAAGCCATACGTTCTTAGCAGCTGCGACTAGGGGAGCAGATGCTTTTTGAGGTTGTGCAAGAAGAATATTATACCTCCTCATTCGCAATTGATGGAGGGCGTTAGAGAAATCTCGATCACCTGAAATCAATAAATAATTTGCAGGTGCAGGGTTGTCCACTGCCCAAAACAGCATGTCGACAAGGATCTTCTTATCACTTGCATCTTTCACACCTATTACCAGATATAAAGAAAAAACTTTAACACAAAAATATGAATGCATCCAAACTTCACGCTATCTGCAATGCAGTAAATTCATAATAGATCATGCCCGAAAAAGTCAAGAAAGGACAGGCAAGTCATCAAAATTTTAGGTAATTCTACAAATCAGATTGTTAATGCCATATCAACCTTCAAATCAAGGCTTTAAATTGCAAGCCCCTAATATTGCAGTTGCGGTGGTAGGCATTAGCCCACAATTACGCTGCGGTTGTAAATCATAGAAATAGAAACTAGATATTGGCTTGCATGCAGCTCAGGGGAATTTTAGAGAATGTTTTACAAAAAAAAGTATTTCCAGTGCCATCTAATATTTATAGAAGGATTTTTTATTTAAgacatagaaatataatagttctAATGATTGAGTGTTCTACAACTTGCTAGTTAGTCTGAGTCATTATTTATGTGAACAAAAAAAAACTCAGCCGTCtctaaatatttaaaagagaCAACATAGTACAATAAAACTTTGGCCATGATAATGTTTGAAATTATTATTATGAACAAAATGTTAAGGGCATGTTAAGATCAATAAAATGAAACCATCTTAGTTTAAAGCTTAAGAGAATTGATAGAATTGTACACCTACGAATCACGGACACCCCGAACTGTCCCAAACAACACTGAAAAACAAAGACACGGTGATTCcggtaataatttaaaaaattaaatgtaatcaCAAATGTCAGACCGTCACGGTGAGTGCAACATAGCTTATTAACATTATGATTTGTTTTTCATTCTTATTGTGATAAAATAATTACTAAAAATGATAAGATCTATATTTGGACCATTTTTAAATCAAGGTCTATACTAGATTAACCCTAAATTATAGATGATGATagtaaatacaattttaataaaaaatatagtaaTTAGTAAGTAATCATGAAAATTCATAAACAGTCATTAAATTCCAATCACAAAATTGGACTTATGTGCGGTTAAAGAAATAAATCACAAAATTGGAAAACACACTGTTCATAACAAAACTCCAATTTCAATTTATGCTAAAATTGATTATATATAGTTACCAGCAGGAACATGATTGAGGGAAATTCCGGTGCTGGAGAGAGCATGCTGCACCGACGCAGGAATTCTAGTCGTATCGCCGTAAGAAGAGATCGAAACGGGACCGCAGAAGTTCATCCTCACAAGCGCTGAACTGATATTCTGTGCGATTTGGTGAGGATCGAAACCCTTGGGAACGTGACAGTTTTCTATATCCCACCATACAGATATCTTGGCCGTGGTGTATTGAACCTCCGAATTCGGTGCTGCTGCTCCAACTCCGCCCATGTTAGCTGAATCTGAATCCGAATCCGATGATCTCCGATCTTGATTCCTGAAGTTCAATTTCAAAGATCAACGATCCGTTCGTTCGTTCGTTCTACTAGAAGATAGATGTAACTGTACAAAGCTTGGTTTATATTGGTTTATACAGTGAGTTTGATTTTCATTTGATGATGGGAGAAGCTGAAGCGTCAAAGCATATTATGTAGTATaagagagagagggttttgtATTGTTAACTACGCTGGTTGAGTTAGAAGATTCTAGAGTAAGCTTATCTTCATTTTGGTGGAGGGGAGAGATAGCCCAAGAGATGTACTGTGCTTTGACTCATTTACCCTTTTTCAATTTCTGTCGTGTGAACACCCAATCAtctattttgttaaaattaatttcatCTAATAATTAGAACAgtagtatttatttttttttttacagaagaACAGTAGTATTTATTTACATTATTATTGGTTAAAATGAAATTTATTAtctatttaaaattgaattaagcATGAGCTTAGTCTTTGGGTGGGGTGTGGAAAAGTTCACGTTACGTGATAGATGGGTTGAGATTGAGTTGAGTGGTTGTGAAAATTCTTTGTTGATGGCTTGGGTCAATGTGTCATGATCGTGGACTAGTGCGTGGGACTTGGGGAAGGTTTGATTccttttctttgctttgttttggttacttccattttttttatattttggaatTATTGTGCTTTTGTCTCATTACACGCCACCTTCGAACTAATTTCCTAAATATTTTACGAATTATATGTGTTTTGTGGTCTATGGAATTTTGTATCACTTGGGTTATTCGTGCTTTAAAGTGCATCTATGGGCTTTTCCATATTTGGGTTATTCATGTCTTAGAGTGTATACATGggttttcctttttttaaatGTTCATTCCCCTCTTAGACCATGTGCAATGGGTGTGTTTAGTTGAACTCAACATGCAAAATCTCTTCCAATGGATGTTTAGAGTAGTGTTGAGTGTGAGGTGGAAGAGAGAGGTGTTGAAAAAACTCAGCACAATTGAGGCTGACGCAGGGGGCATGTGGCAGTTTCTGATTGGCTGgccagatttttatccatttaatactttgaactcaattatttcgttgcaaattattatttttttttaccaaaattcatgatttttttctcTATTAATAGAGACtttgttcatttgatttggacacagaaaaaaaaaccaagtttttcactatcttaatcttattattatctttctattagtgtttattttgaagttaagtgtctttttttagtgaaatggatcccaataatcattttaacactcaaaattctgctaattttccatttaaccaaaatcccaacaattttcaaaatcccaacaattatcaaaattccaactaattttgtttttattgcaaaaaattaaaaaataaattgttaagtatttattattttaatttaattttaatcgataattataattttatgtaattataaaaataaaaataaaatttaaataagaatatgaaaataaaaagtggtggggtagggtgttgagtgaaaaaccattggagaaggtaaaagttgaatgagtgttgagttattaggtggaagagagagaaaatgatgtggagtgttaggagttgaaaaagtgggtgttgagtgttgaaaccattgtaaatggtcttataAGAATGAGTATATCATATCTTTGAAAATATGATTTTGTTCTTTAAGCATCTTCTGGAAATACATATTCAAATGCACTCAGAACTATGTCAATATCCTTCCTACATTCTGAATGTGACCTCATTTTTTAAGGAAAAAAATAGTTCATAAATGCATCTCGATATTGTGTTAGAGGAATTGCATTGGTTTTGCATCATCCATGGATGAGAAAGTTAGAGTCTACGTGGTTTTGCAACCTTATGCCTACGTATACTCATCGATAGATGAGAAAGTTAGAGTCTAGTTCAGTTGTAtgttggttggttgattttagttTATGAAAAATATTTCATCGCACAGGACGAGAGTTTGTCTTAATGGATACAAA
The Vicia villosa cultivar HV-30 ecotype Madison, WI linkage group LG6, Vvil1.0, whole genome shotgun sequence genome window above contains:
- the LOC131610511 gene encoding uncharacterized protein LOC131610511, coding for MGGVGAAAPNSEVQYTTAKISVWWDIENCHVPKGFDPHQIAQNISSALVRMNFCGPVSISSYGDTTRIPASVQHALSSTGISLNHVPAGVKDASDKKILVDMLFWAVDNPAPANYLLISGDRDFSNALHQLRMRRYNILLAQPQKASAPLVAAAKNVWLWTSLLSGGPPLSNGESQQLGNSSLLSSSETLQVPVSNAPQTQQQGGPYSEVHPGNSKFQNGGRGFDSRYQGRPNWRNPNQPNGSKAMSPPPVGPQDNRNNVNNYRPGNYNPNVPHSGSATNFVRPNSDQLWSNNGNQHPYSQPLRPNDFPLQPPFAPSNSFPPNSHTFATTPVPPRTSGPNFGTGSNTSMPNIGNLNISGHPNNAHNPRTVPQRNGEMKPNPKGSAPLLVRSTNEQNGHMVHSSSTQGYPHGPEYQPTSSAAMGNNNKLPANGKWGSSGISKPSEYVQGLIGVVLLALNSLKNAKMMPTEKNITDSIRYGDPKHRNTDVKKALESAIEQQMVVKQNLGTLTLYVGKNDKLWKCVNPLGGNPKQHSKEIWDEIQNFLTTPAGKSAIMATQCKYEAGMLIKNMCFKDLALGDVLQILNMLILHKKWIVHQQSGWQPLILTLPESNLDSAGVTAGA